The window TTTCAACAGTTTCAGGATACATTAAAGCGAATCTTGTGGCAACCATTCCACCCATTGAATGTCCGAGAACAATGATTTTATCGATTTTTAAATCATCTAAAATAGCTTTGGTATTGCTGGCTAACTGAGCAAAAGAAAACTGATAATTTTGAGGTTTTGAAGATTTCCCAAAACCAATCTGATCGGGAATAATCACTCTGAAACCTTTATCTGAAAGATCTTTTGCCGTTTTCTCCCAATAGGCTCCGTTAAAATTTTTCCCGTGAAGCAGCATAATGGTTTTTCCATTTGACTTTTTTGGTTTAACATCCATATATGCCATTTTTAAAGTTTGATTTTGTGATTTTAAATCTTTAAAATGAACCTCAAAAGGATATTGATAATCGGAAAGCATCGCATCTAAAGGTTTTATTTGAGAAAATACAGAAACAGATGCTAATGAAAACAGCATGACAACTACAGCATTTTTAAAATATTTCATGAAAAATTTATTTTAGATATAAAAATAGAAAAACCGCTTCAAAAGAAACGGTTTTCGGTATTATTTATAATTTAATTATCATTTTTAAGATAACTGCTCGGTGAGTTTTTCTTCTTTTTTTGAAGGTAAATTCATCAAAACAATGGCCATTAGAATTAAGACAATTCCAATCCACTGAATAAGAATAACTTTTTCGCCCAAAAGAACAAATGCCATCGTTACAGATACCGGGAGTTCTAGAGAAGAAATAATACTTCCCAATCCTAAACCTGTATTTGGGAAACCTAAGTTGAACAAAATAGGCGGAATAATCGTTCCGAATAGAGCTAAAATAAATCCGTAGGTCCAGAAAATTGAATAATCAAATGGTCTTATATGCTCTGTATTTTCAGTAAAATTTAGATAAAAAGATTTTAAGCTTTCAGAATACTGCGGCCCAATCTGTGCAAAAAACAGAAATATCAAAATAATGACAGAACCACCCGTTAACATAATGACACTTTTTCTAAGTACCGGTAAATGCGTTGCCAAAGTATTCGACGTAAACATCGTCATCGTAAACGAAGCTGCTGCCAACAATCCCCAAAAAACGCCATGCCAGTCTAATTCTACCTCCAAATTAATTAAATTTGTAGCTAAAACAGTTCCCAGCAAAACAATTATTGTTGCAACCACTTTTCTAGCATTCGGAAACTTTTTAGTTATAAAACTTTCGACTACCACACTGAACCAAACCGACTGCATCAACAATACAATCGCAATAGAAACAGCAATATACTGCACTGCTATGTAATAAAACAAACTGGTACAACCCAAAGAAGTACCCGCTATCAAAAGCGTTCTGAATTCTTTTCGGGTGGGTGATGATAATTTCTTTTTTGATGTTATCGTTTGAATAAAATTCAGGATTAAAAGACCTGTAATTCCTAAAGCAAACTGAGCCGTTGTCACTTCAGAAGTAGTAAAACCGTCTTTGTAAGACATTTTTACAAATGTAGCAAGCATTCCGTAGATACTCGCTCCAAAACCGACAAACAATACTCCTTTTAAAATATTTTTCTTCTTCATAATTTTTTTCGCAGCCGGCAAAGTTACGACATATTATTTTAAAAATAAGACAACTGTATATTAACAAAAATCACCTCAGGAAATCCTGAAGTGACTGTATTGAATAAATTTTTAAACTTATTTTTTAATAATAATTTTTGAGGTAGTATCAATTCCGATGCCTTGTAATTTTACAACATAAACTCCGTTTTCAAAATTCTTTGTAGAAACAGGAATTCTGGCATCCGGAGAAAATCTGTTGTCTGACAAAATCAGTTTCCCGGACATATCATAAATCTGAAGATGAAGACTTCCGATGGTAAAATCTTTTAAATAAATAAAAAATTGATCTTTTGCAGGATTAGGGTAAATCGCTATGAGACTTTTATCAATTGCAATATTTGAATTTCCATCTGTACAATCTTTAGGAATTGAAAAATCTTCTTTTTGATCGTTAATATTCATTTTATTTCCCGGTAATGCATTTAAACCTAAACCTCTTTTTGCAAACGTCTTCCAGATCATACATCGGTCTTCCCCTTTGGTAGTAAGCATTTCAGCAGATAATATTGCATTACGCCCATCAATAAATGTAGGATTGCAAGCCTGTAATTTCAGAGCGTCAGTTACCAGCTGTAAAACTCTCGCACTTCCGCTATTTTTATTAGTTAAAACATCCGAAGAATAACCATATTTCGCAGCATATTGCCAATGAAGATCCCAAAGCATTGATGCCCAAATAAATCCTATACTATGCACATCAGGAACGATTTCGCCATCTTCCTCGATTTCCATACCGTTTGTTTTTCCATACGTATAATTATTAAGAGAAAAATCAGGAGAATATTTTGCAGGTCTAAATCCCGCTCCGGTTGTGAGTTGTCCACTGGCGTAAGTTCCTACACTTCTCGGAACACTTGCATTATCACCGGGCTTATTGGTCAACATTAATGCAAAAAAATCTGACCAACCTTCACCCATTTGTTCTTTACTTGCAGATTTTAAAAGACAAGTATAACCGTTTCCTGTGAGTCTGTTTGAAATTCCGTGACCGTATTCGTGAGTGATAATTCCGTTATCAAAGCTTCCGTCAGGTGTAATTGCAGTTGCCGGATCACTTTTTAAAGTAATATTAACTGTTAAAGAATTATTGAGTTGGGCTTTTATAAATTCGCCTTCATCATTTGTTATCAGAACCGAAGGAATTGTAATTGTAGCATCAGTTCCGCCCATTGAGGAAGGAAAATTAGTCGCCGTAGGATTATTGTAAATAACTGCTGCAACAGCACCTGCATTTTGAGCATTTTTTACTTTTAAAGCAAAGGTACAACCTGAAGTTCCTCCCCTTTCCATCAATCCTATTTTTCCGGCTAAAGATCCTGCAGGCAATGCAGAGCAGCCATCAATTATAGAAGCCAGAGCAACATCACCTGTAACTCCAGTTCCATTAAGTTGCGGGCCAAACTGAGCAGCGTTTGCCTGTGGAATTCTCGGAATTGCTGTAATTGGCGCATTATAAAAAAAATACCTGTTGACTGCGGACCAAAGATACATTTGCATCAAAGGTCTGTTTCCGTCAGATGGAGTTGTAAAATTGGCATTATTTAAACCTCCTCCATCTTGAGATTCTGCTAAAACATAATCATTTCCTGTTCCGCCTTTACCGAAATTATTCTGTTGAAAATTTCTTGCAGATTCTGTAAATCCGAACTGGTAAAAAATGTCATGAACTTTATTATTAATATAAAATAAATTGGTGATTGCAGCACTTCTATTAAACGCAGGAGTTCCGTTAATAGAAAAAGGAAAATCAAAATTTCTGTTTACCCCTCCATCGGGAGAAAACCCAGGTTGATCTTTATCTGCTGTATCTTCGTAAGCAAAAACATTATTCCCTCTTGTTATGGTATAATTTGTCGCTCCTGTGGAGTGCCATC is drawn from Chryseobacterium muglaense and contains these coding sequences:
- a CDS encoding EamA family transporter, translated to MKKKNILKGVLFVGFGASIYGMLATFVKMSYKDGFTTSEVTTAQFALGITGLLILNFIQTITSKKKLSSPTRKEFRTLLIAGTSLGCTSLFYYIAVQYIAVSIAIVLLMQSVWFSVVVESFITKKFPNARKVVATIIVLLGTVLATNLINLEVELDWHGVFWGLLAAASFTMTMFTSNTLATHLPVLRKSVIMLTGGSVIILIFLFFAQIGPQYSESLKSFYLNFTENTEHIRPFDYSIFWTYGFILALFGTIIPPILFNLGFPNTGLGLGSIISSLELPVSVTMAFVLLGEKVILIQWIGIVLILMAIVLMNLPSKKEEKLTEQLS
- a CDS encoding T9SS-dependent M36 family metallopeptidase, with the protein product MNCIFISKIKAKNVKILFAFFILSPYVLFSQQQQRLINNYILSQHAEDFKKSDLRDFEIDNIDQSESLKGEIVKIQQKFKGYPIYNAVGTSLIKDGKIVYFLDSFVKNYNSSTSEFATITKEKALKNLALILGKKEIGDFQILENSSSESTHKNFVKQRLMFAYVNDNLRLAYEFSFQEPHSINYWNILVDAHSGEIISKENLNLSCNFHSDAYSSETSIDYLKQENNWKLSLKLADNASYNVFPLPIEAPTFGNRSIVSNPWILASSPEGWHSTGATNYTITRGNNVFAYEDTADKDQPGFSPDGGVNRNFDFPFSINGTPAFNRSAAITNLFYINNKVHDIFYQFGFTESARNFQQNNFGKGGTGNDYVLAESQDGGGLNNANFTTPSDGNRPLMQMYLWSAVNRYFFYNAPITAIPRIPQANAAQFGPQLNGTGVTGDVALASIIDGCSALPAGSLAGKIGLMERGGTSGCTFALKVKNAQNAGAVAAVIYNNPTATNFPSSMGGTDATITIPSVLITNDEGEFIKAQLNNSLTVNITLKSDPATAITPDGSFDNGIITHEYGHGISNRLTGNGYTCLLKSASKEQMGEGWSDFFALMLTNKPGDNASVPRSVGTYASGQLTTGAGFRPAKYSPDFSLNNYTYGKTNGMEIEEDGEIVPDVHSIGFIWASMLWDLHWQYAAKYGYSSDVLTNKNSGSARVLQLVTDALKLQACNPTFIDGRNAILSAEMLTTKGEDRCMIWKTFAKRGLGLNALPGNKMNINDQKEDFSIPKDCTDGNSNIAIDKSLIAIYPNPAKDQFFIYLKDFTIGSLHLQIYDMSGKLILSDNRFSPDARIPVSTKNFENGVYVVKLQGIGIDTTSKIIIKK